In the Pseudolabrys taiwanensis genome, one interval contains:
- a CDS encoding radical SAM protein, with amino-acid sequence MTKEETALVWDTGEAVTLGERHLSLPAPEPSAGWSAYREQRARALSFDPRRQANFEKYLKTQRTAEIADYLPIKLDIENVSRCNFRCTMCQVSDWPKGQRSTDMPLAGFKRLLDEQYGVIEIKLQGMGEPLLQRDDYFEMLKYARGREIWVRTTTNASLLHLKENYKRLIDCDPNEIQISIDGADKKTFESIRRQSDFDRVISNCKLINDYCAERGVVRTKMWVVVQKGNRHQLNDFVELAAKAGFRSVAFSLNLTDWGQEKWNTINTEALSEDAFDYDLCNALIERGRVLDIKVAFWSVTEKYNQRDTARLCPWPFERVYVSSDMRVIPCCTIGNPDVADLGCAETLTQTWNSETFAAFRHGHLHGPLPAVCRGCYEKDH; translated from the coding sequence ATGACCAAAGAGGAAACGGCACTGGTCTGGGATACAGGCGAGGCCGTAACGTTGGGTGAGCGGCATCTATCTTTGCCGGCCCCGGAGCCGTCGGCTGGCTGGAGCGCCTACCGGGAGCAACGCGCGCGTGCCCTCTCCTTCGATCCACGTCGACAGGCCAACTTTGAGAAATACCTGAAAACTCAGAGGACAGCCGAGATCGCCGATTACCTGCCGATCAAATTGGACATCGAAAACGTCAGCCGCTGCAATTTTCGCTGCACCATGTGCCAAGTCAGCGATTGGCCCAAAGGGCAACGCTCGACCGACATGCCGCTCGCAGGCTTCAAGCGCCTGCTCGACGAGCAATACGGCGTCATCGAAATCAAGTTGCAAGGTATGGGTGAGCCGCTTTTGCAGCGCGACGACTACTTCGAGATGTTGAAGTATGCGCGAGGCCGCGAGATCTGGGTGCGGACAACGACAAATGCATCGCTTTTGCATTTGAAGGAAAATTACAAGCGGCTCATCGACTGCGATCCGAACGAGATACAGATTTCAATCGACGGCGCCGACAAGAAGACGTTCGAGAGCATTCGCCGCCAATCCGATTTCGACCGAGTGATTTCCAACTGCAAGCTGATCAACGACTATTGCGCCGAGCGTGGTGTCGTGCGTACCAAAATGTGGGTCGTTGTTCAGAAAGGAAATCGGCATCAACTCAATGACTTCGTCGAACTGGCAGCCAAGGCCGGGTTTAGAAGTGTCGCGTTCTCACTCAATCTCACCGACTGGGGCCAGGAGAAATGGAACACGATCAATACCGAAGCGCTGTCTGAGGACGCCTTTGACTACGACCTTTGCAATGCCCTGATAGAACGAGGACGCGTACTCGATATCAAAGTGGCGTTCTGGAGCGTAACGGAGAAGTACAACCAACGCGACACCGCGAGGCTGTGCCCGTGGCCTTTCGAACGAGTTTATGTGAGTTCCGATATGCGGGTCATCCCCTGTTGCACGATCGGCAATCCCGACGTCGCCGACCTAGGCTGTGCCGAAACGTTGACGCAAACCTGGAACAGCGAAACATTCGCGGCGTTCCGGCATGGCCATCTTCACGGACCTTTGCCGGCCGTTTGCCGCGGCTGCTACGAAAAAGATCACTGA
- a CDS encoding NAD-dependent epimerase/dehydratase family protein: MDILVTGASGFSGSHLVRTLLARGHRVTALIGRSRGRLDPALVDNPALTVLPCDLSAPGQSLPPRVDAIVHAAARSPMPGITAAGMVRDNTQATANLITYATGAGAKTFVYLSSLSIYGSIADPEVDETTPIVNPDAYGMTKLLGELMLREIAALRSVSIRLPGVVGPNSVRNWLTGVIERARAEEDITVFNPDALFNNAIHVDDLSTFVADLVESKHWNSHDALTVGASKSISVLEAIETLLRALGSSSRVRVNAERRPSFLISSKKAQQKYGYVPVPIADVLRRIGMENRPSVASSS, encoded by the coding sequence ATGGACATACTGGTGACCGGGGCGAGTGGTTTCAGCGGCTCGCACCTGGTCCGCACTCTTCTCGCGCGTGGTCATCGCGTGACTGCGCTTATTGGCCGCTCGCGTGGTCGCCTTGACCCGGCGCTGGTCGATAATCCGGCCCTCACGGTATTGCCGTGCGATCTGTCTGCACCGGGACAGTCGCTCCCACCGCGTGTCGACGCCATCGTCCACGCCGCCGCTCGCTCGCCAATGCCGGGCATAACCGCGGCTGGTATGGTACGCGACAATACGCAGGCAACGGCAAATCTCATCACGTACGCGACGGGAGCCGGGGCGAAAACGTTCGTCTATCTCTCGAGTCTCTCCATTTACGGGTCCATAGCCGATCCGGAGGTCGACGAAACTACTCCGATCGTCAATCCAGATGCTTACGGCATGACAAAGCTCCTGGGCGAGCTCATGCTGCGAGAAATTGCTGCCCTGCGCTCCGTTTCGATTCGGCTGCCGGGGGTCGTGGGACCCAACTCAGTCCGTAATTGGCTGACTGGGGTGATTGAGCGTGCGCGGGCAGAAGAAGATATTACCGTCTTTAATCCGGACGCTCTGTTTAATAACGCCATTCATGTTGACGATCTTTCGACTTTCGTCGCCGACCTCGTCGAGAGCAAGCATTGGAATAGCCACGACGCTCTGACCGTCGGCGCCAGCAAGAGTATCTCGGTACTTGAGGCGATTGAAACGCTCCTGCGGGCCCTAGGCTCATCCTCCCGCGTCAGGGTCAACGCAGAGCGTCGGCCCAGTTTTTTGATCTCCAGCAAGAAAGCTCAGCAAAAGTACGGCTATGTTCCGGTTCCGATTGCCGATGTTCTCCGGCGGATCGGGATGGAAAACCGGCCTAGCGTGGCCTCTTCGAGCTGA
- a CDS encoding NAD-dependent epimerase/dehydratase family protein, which translates to MLSHQFSTPTAPGRVVVVGAGGFVGSTLVKQLGLAKVPVLGLTRKEVDLLADDGAKRLRGVLRPDDGVVFVSAVAPAKTAGQMMTNLRMAEAACAAFAAVQPAHLLYISSDAVYADNANPVTERSPVAPSTTHGMMHAARELMLRSEYRGPLAFLRPTLIFGAGDPHSGYGPNRFRRQAANGEPITIFGEGEEKRDHVAVEDVARLAVRILLHRSVGVLNAVTGVATSFHDIANIVAAQFSPRAEVKSVPRPGPRPHLLHRFFDITDLHKSFPDFHFEPLADGLARVHQESSVR; encoded by the coding sequence ATGCTTTCTCATCAATTCAGCACGCCGACGGCACCGGGCCGCGTAGTGGTCGTAGGCGCGGGTGGTTTTGTAGGTAGTACGCTCGTCAAGCAACTCGGTTTGGCCAAGGTTCCCGTGCTTGGCCTCACCCGTAAAGAGGTCGACCTGCTCGCCGATGATGGTGCCAAGCGTCTTAGGGGGGTGTTGCGCCCCGATGACGGCGTCGTCTTCGTTTCGGCGGTGGCGCCGGCCAAGACCGCTGGGCAGATGATGACTAACCTGCGCATGGCGGAAGCCGCCTGCGCGGCCTTCGCCGCGGTGCAGCCGGCGCATCTGCTCTACATCAGCTCGGATGCCGTCTATGCGGATAACGCCAACCCGGTTACCGAGCGATCGCCGGTAGCGCCGTCGACCACGCACGGCATGATGCATGCGGCGCGGGAACTCATGCTGCGCAGCGAGTATCGTGGTCCACTCGCGTTTTTACGTCCGACCTTGATCTTCGGTGCCGGCGATCCCCATTCAGGCTATGGACCGAACCGCTTTCGCCGCCAAGCAGCTAACGGCGAGCCGATCACGATCTTCGGTGAAGGCGAAGAGAAGCGTGACCACGTGGCGGTCGAGGATGTTGCTCGGCTCGCGGTACGCATTCTGCTTCATCGCAGCGTCGGCGTACTGAACGCCGTTACCGGTGTAGCCACTTCCTTTCACGACATCGCCAATATCGTCGCCGCCCAGTTCTCACCGCGAGCCGAGGTGAAATCTGTGCCCCGTCCGGGCCCCCGGCCGCACCTCTTGCATCGGTTCTTTGACATCACCGATTTGCACAAGAGCTTCCCGGATTTTCATTTTGAGCCATTGGCGGACGGCTTAGCGAGAGTTCACCAGGAATCCTCTGTCCGATAG
- a CDS encoding class I SAM-dependent methyltransferase: protein MREINLLAKLPRGKRNLNARATAKTDEHIRISREYGEMYFDGPREYGYGGYRYDGRWVPVAQDMIAHFDLKPGDRVLDVGCAKGFLVKDFMIASPGLEAFGLDVSHYAMMKCEPEVIGRLHLGTATDLPFPDNSFKAAISLNTIHNFERKDAIIALKELQRVSGGRAFVQVDSYRTPEQKAVFEEWVLTAKFHDYPDGWIQLFKEAGYKGDYYWTIIE, encoded by the coding sequence ATGAGAGAAATTAATCTTCTCGCCAAGCTCCCCCGGGGCAAGCGCAATTTAAATGCCCGCGCCACTGCAAAGACCGATGAGCACATCCGAATTTCCCGCGAATATGGCGAGATGTATTTCGATGGGCCGCGTGAGTACGGCTACGGAGGCTATCGTTATGACGGCCGATGGGTTCCCGTTGCGCAGGATATGATCGCTCATTTCGACCTTAAGCCCGGAGACCGCGTACTCGACGTCGGCTGCGCCAAGGGCTTCCTGGTCAAAGATTTCATGATAGCTAGCCCAGGCCTCGAAGCATTCGGCCTCGACGTGTCGCATTACGCGATGATGAAGTGCGAGCCGGAAGTCATAGGCCGCCTGCATCTTGGCACAGCGACCGACTTGCCCTTCCCTGACAATAGCTTCAAGGCAGCAATCTCGCTCAACACGATTCACAATTTCGAACGCAAGGACGCCATTATCGCGCTGAAAGAATTGCAGCGTGTCTCAGGCGGACGCGCTTTCGTGCAAGTGGATTCCTACCGGACGCCCGAGCAGAAAGCGGTCTTCGAAGAATGGGTACTGACCGCTAAGTTCCACGACTATCCCGATGGCTGGATCCAGCTTTTCAAAGAGGCTGGATACAAGGGCGACTACTATTGGACGATCATTGAATGA
- a CDS encoding transketolase, translated as MEGSRATRANSFDVAVARARCKKYRRRILDMSQHVSALHIGGAYSCTEIVDSIYNEFMRPGNAGGKSPDTFLMSKGHGCMIQYVILEDHGLLSKADLDAYCTPEGRLGTHPDYGNPGIEASTGALGHGLSMVVGMALAERGRGTDGIIYTVLSDGEVQEGSTWEATLMATSLKLTNIVAFIDNNDFQSLGRTSVTHPSFYPLGAKFEAFGWEVVECDGHDARSIYEAVTGRSGTKPLMVVAKTTKGKGVSYMENVPMWHYRSPNKDEYAQAIKELETQG; from the coding sequence ATGGAAGGCTCTAGAGCAACGCGCGCCAACAGCTTCGACGTCGCAGTGGCGCGCGCACGTTGCAAGAAATATCGTCGGCGCATCCTCGACATGTCGCAGCACGTCAGCGCGCTGCATATCGGCGGCGCCTATTCGTGCACCGAGATCGTTGATAGCATCTACAACGAGTTCATGCGGCCCGGGAATGCAGGCGGAAAATCGCCCGATACCTTCCTGATGTCGAAGGGCCACGGCTGCATGATCCAGTACGTGATCCTCGAAGACCACGGACTCCTCAGCAAGGCCGATCTCGATGCGTATTGCACGCCGGAAGGCCGTCTCGGCACGCATCCGGATTACGGCAATCCCGGCATCGAAGCATCTACTGGCGCGCTCGGCCATGGGCTGTCGATGGTGGTCGGCATGGCGCTTGCGGAGCGCGGCCGCGGCACTGACGGCATCATCTATACCGTCCTGAGCGACGGCGAGGTCCAGGAGGGCTCGACGTGGGAGGCGACTCTTATGGCGACCTCACTCAAGCTCACCAACATTGTCGCCTTCATCGACAATAACGACTTCCAGAGCCTCGGCCGAACATCGGTCACCCATCCTTCCTTCTATCCGTTGGGCGCCAAGTTCGAGGCTTTCGGTTGGGAAGTGGTCGAGTGCGATGGTCACGACGCGCGTTCGATCTACGAGGCTGTCACCGGCCGTAGCGGCACGAAGCCGTTGATGGTGGTCGCCAAGACCACCAAGGGCAAAGGTGTGAGCTACATGGAAAACGTGCCGATGTGGCACTATCGCTCGCCGAACAAAGACGAATACGCACAGGCCATTAAAGAGTTGGAGACGCAGGGGTGA
- a CDS encoding transketolase family protein, giving the protein MRNTFSEALYEEATKNEDIYIVVSDISPAGSMAKFTTQYPDRFINVGVAEQTMIGIAAGLALKGCQPFAYTIATFSLYRPFEMVRDDLCYQNLPVTVVGMGAGVIYSTLGGTHHTQEDIAVAGAIPNMQIIAPCDPLECTDATRWCAKQKNGPVYLRIGKAGEPVLTKDAEPWQFGKIRYLRRGSDVCILTYGVITKMAADVADRLQAQGKSVSLVSVHTMKPLDREGIIGALQRHKQVIVIEEHAPQGGLAAQTKQIAWDIKATSRLDTFTLQDAFIHNYGSYEDLLAAHGLSTDRIMAAAG; this is encoded by the coding sequence GTGAGAAACACATTCTCCGAGGCGCTCTACGAAGAAGCGACCAAAAACGAAGACATCTACATCGTTGTGTCGGACATCTCGCCAGCCGGCAGCATGGCGAAATTCACCACGCAGTATCCCGACCGCTTCATCAATGTGGGCGTCGCCGAGCAGACAATGATCGGCATAGCCGCGGGCCTGGCGCTGAAGGGCTGCCAGCCATTCGCCTACACGATCGCGACGTTCTCCCTGTATCGCCCGTTCGAGATGGTACGCGACGACCTTTGCTACCAAAATCTACCGGTCACGGTGGTCGGCATGGGCGCCGGCGTCATTTATTCTACGCTAGGCGGCACTCACCACACGCAGGAAGATATTGCGGTCGCTGGTGCGATTCCGAACATGCAGATCATTGCGCCATGCGATCCGCTGGAATGCACAGACGCGACTCGCTGGTGTGCCAAGCAGAAGAACGGGCCAGTTTATCTTCGTATCGGTAAAGCGGGCGAGCCCGTGCTGACCAAGGACGCCGAGCCCTGGCAATTTGGTAAGATTCGCTATCTGCGCCGTGGTAGCGATGTCTGTATCCTGACCTATGGCGTCATCACCAAGATGGCCGCCGACGTTGCCGACCGCCTGCAAGCGCAGGGAAAGTCTGTGTCGCTGGTCTCGGTGCATACGATGAAGCCACTCGATCGTGAGGGCATCATCGGGGCTCTGCAGCGCCACAAGCAGGTCATCGTGATCGAGGAGCACGCCCCTCAGGGGGGCCTCGCAGCACAGACGAAGCAGATCGCTTGGGACATCAAGGCGACGAGCCGTCTCGATACGTTCACACTGCAGGATGCCTTCATCCACAACTATGGTAGCTACGAAGATCTGCTCGCCGCGCACGGCCTCTCGACGGATCGCATAATGGCGGCGGCCGGCTAA
- a CDS encoding nucleotide sugar dehydrogenase encodes MAIARAGTAVGRCDQDRTMSIMALPKIGYAGMTHLGLCSAIGASSKGFDTLGFDTDPALVARIDAGKLPVVEPDLDDLLRDNRVRMSFSADPKALLGCDVVYVAPDVPTDDTGGSDLSGLDGLLALVLANTRPDAVVVVLSQVPPGFTAARQRSGRLLYYQVETLVFGRAVERTTKPERFIVGAPDPSEPLPLAMQQYLEAYGCPILPMRFESAELTKISINCCLVASVTVANTLAELCERIGADWSEIAPALKLDRRIGAYSYLSPGLGLAGGNLERDLATVVRFSEEYGTEASVIRAFIGNSAHRKDWALRTMHEAVLNKVPQATIGVLGLAYKENTHSVKNSPSLALIRYLGPWALKVYDPVVPASAALHPNASGAASALDAAEGVDVLAIMTPWPEFKLLSCDDLAATMRGRTVLDPYRVLNPAAARRAGLDYRTLGVA; translated from the coding sequence TTGGCTATTGCGCGTGCTGGGACGGCTGTCGGCCGATGCGATCAAGACCGGACAATGAGCATTATGGCGCTTCCTAAAATCGGCTATGCCGGCATGACCCATCTCGGCCTTTGCTCGGCGATCGGCGCGTCGAGCAAAGGCTTCGATACGCTTGGCTTCGATACCGACCCGGCGCTCGTTGCGCGGATCGACGCCGGAAAGTTGCCAGTGGTCGAACCCGATCTTGATGACCTGCTGCGAGACAATCGTGTCCGCATGTCGTTCTCGGCCGATCCGAAGGCGCTGCTCGGCTGCGATGTCGTTTACGTCGCGCCGGATGTGCCGACCGACGATACAGGCGGTAGCGATTTGTCCGGCCTTGATGGGTTGCTAGCCTTGGTGCTCGCCAATACGCGGCCGGACGCAGTGGTGGTCGTGCTGAGTCAAGTACCGCCAGGCTTCACGGCGGCTCGCCAGCGGTCCGGTCGTTTGCTGTACTATCAGGTGGAGACATTGGTATTTGGACGCGCTGTCGAGCGCACCACCAAGCCTGAGCGCTTCATTGTCGGTGCGCCGGATCCGTCCGAGCCATTGCCGCTGGCCATGCAGCAATATCTCGAAGCTTACGGCTGCCCGATTCTGCCGATGCGTTTCGAGAGCGCCGAGCTCACCAAGATCTCGATCAATTGCTGCTTGGTCGCGTCAGTCACCGTCGCCAATACCCTGGCCGAGCTATGCGAGCGCATCGGTGCCGACTGGTCGGAGATTGCACCTGCGCTGAAGCTCGACCGACGTATCGGCGCCTATTCGTATCTGTCGCCAGGCCTGGGGCTCGCAGGCGGCAATCTTGAGCGCGACCTCGCCACCGTCGTGCGCTTTTCCGAAGAATACGGCACGGAGGCGAGCGTCATCCGTGCCTTCATTGGCAACAGCGCGCATCGCAAGGACTGGGCTCTCCGCACGATGCATGAGGCGGTACTAAACAAGGTCCCGCAGGCGACCATTGGCGTGCTCGGTCTCGCCTACAAGGAAAATACCCATTCTGTTAAGAATTCGCCGTCGTTGGCGCTCATTCGCTATCTGGGACCATGGGCCTTGAAGGTCTACGATCCGGTCGTCCCGGCCTCCGCGGCGCTCCATCCTAACGCGAGCGGAGCGGCTTCCGCCCTGGATGCGGCCGAGGGTGTCGATGTCCTCGCGATCATGACGCCGTGGCCCGAATTTAAGCTGTTGTCCTGCGATGACCTCGCGGCGACGATGCGGGGCCGCACAGTGCTCGATCCGTACCGGGTGTTGAATCCTGCTGCGGCCCGTAGGGCGGGTCTCGATTATCGTACGCTCGGTGTCGCGTAA